The DNA sequence AATTACCAAAGTTTTTATTAGCAGATAATTCGGAGTTTCCAGAGGATCTATTTGTAGTTCATACAGAATACCCAAGATTTATCTTAAACGTTGAGGAAGAAGAAGTTGAGTGGTTAGATGATCTTGAAGGTGATGATGAAGAAACTATGGCAGACGAAGCTACTAAAGTAGTAGAAGCAGCATTTAAATGGTGCGACGAAGAGTTGGCTAAGTACGACGAAGAAGAGGAAGATTAATAACACTCTAAAACATAAAAAAGGAACTCAATTGAGTTCCTTTTGTTTTTTTTATTCAGATTTAGTGAATTTCAATAATAAAAGATTGTCTTTATACAATTCTAAAGTATTTCCGGAAATCACATATTTATTTGCTTTTCCCATCATATCCATAAAGTTCTGCTCTACTCCGATGTTGTTACACATCATTTTTGTAGATCCCATTTGTCCTGCTGTAAATCCTCCTGTAGACGGATCTATGCTAGCCGTTCCGAAATAGTTATTACATCCGGCATTTCCTGTGATTTTCTCTCCTTCAATATTCAATGTCGGAACTTTTCCTTTTACCGTTTCAGCCAGTGTCCATTTTGTGTTGGCAAGAGCAGGCTGAGCTTTTCCTACTTTAGAAGCAGACGGGCTTGTCATAGATCCACATGAAGCCAATACTGCAGCTGTACATATGCTTAAAAAAAGATTTTTCATTTTTTTCTTTTTGAATTAATCCAAATTTACGGAAATTATATTATTTAAACGGGCTGCGGTGAATTTTATTATTCTTTAACATCTTGTATTTTGAATAATTTTAGGCTTATTTTTAATGATGAAGAGTTGGAAATCGCAAAGACGCAAATGCTTTACAAGGTGCAGTTTTAGGGCACAAAGAGTTTATCTACGATGAAATAATTGATACTTCTGTCTTTGTCATTCCGAAGGAATCTCTATTACAATTAGCTTATAAAGAGTTCTGAGACTCCTACGGAGTGACAAAGATTGTGGATAAACTGAAGCAGGAAAAACATCACTGAATAAAATTCAATAGAACGGATGTAATCCTGAGCTTAGTCGAAGGGAGCCCGTTTACTTAAAAATCAATATCCAGATGGCTTTAGCCGAAACCTATTAATACAGATATATTTTTAAGATTAAAAACAAAAAAACGGACTTTAAAAAGTCCGTTTCTGTTATATTGAAATATATTTTCAAGTATTAAGATCTCAACTCAGCGTTGAATTCTTTCTGGAAAGCTTTGATCAGAGAATCCATTACTTCTGTGATTTCCTTTTCTTCCAGTGTTTTTTCTTCGTTTAACAGCTCGAAGCTCATTGCATAGGACTTCTTACCTTCAGGAAGATTTTTACCTTCATACACATCGAATAAGTTAACACTCTTAATAAATGGAGATTTATTCTTTTTAGCGGTCTGATATAGATCCTGATAGTTTACATTTTTATCAATCAATAAAGCTAAGTCTCTTCTGATCTTGTTGAATTTCGGAATGTCTTTGAATTTCAGTTCGTTTTTAGAACGTAGTTCCTGAGCATATTCCAGTTCAATTTCTGCATAGAAACAATCCTGATCAATATCAAAATCTTTTAATAAAGCAGGAGATACTTTTCCGATTCTTACCAACGCTTTACCGTCAACTTCATATACCAATGCATCAGAGAATCTTTCGTCAGACAGAGCTGCTTCTTTATAATCAACAGAAAGTCTTTCTAATAAAACCTTTACATAAGCTTTAAGATTATAGAAACTTACAGCAGACTTAGGCTGAAGCCAGTTTTCCGCAACATCTCTTCCGGAAACCAACAAAGCCAATTGTTTTCTTTCTTCGTATTTTTCTTTTTTGTGGTAAATTTTTCCTAATTCGAAGAATTTAATATCCTGATTCTTTCTGTTGATGTTATATACGGCATTCTGAAGAAGTCCTTCCAATAAAGACTTTCTCATAAATGCTAAATCTCCGCTTAAAGGATTCAACAGTTTTACGGCATCAGTTTCATCTTTTACAGAAGTCAATGAGTTATTCATTACTTCGTTGAAGCCAATGCTCTGTAAAGCTCTTGCCCAGCTGTTTTCCAGTTCATCCTGATCGTTAGCACTAAGCTTAACAGGGGTAAACGAAATTTTCTGTGGAGCATCAATTTTATTATATCCGTAGATTCTTAGAATCTCTTCAATTACATCAATTTCTCTTGTTACATCTGCTCTGTAAGCAGGAACAGAGATTTCAAAACCATTTGGAATTTCATTTAAAACCTGAATTTCCAATGCTTTTAAGATTTCCTTTACTTTTTCTCTGTGGATTTTTGTTCCTAAAATCTGCTCAATTTTAGAAAATCTCAGGATCACATAGCTGTCTTCAATTTTCTTAGGATATTCTTCCAACAGGTCTCCTACTAATTTCCCTTCAGCAATTTCCTGAATCATTTTAATAGCGTGAGTGATTGCCGTTCTTGTAAGATTCGGGTCTACTCCTCTTTCAAATCTGAAAGAAGCATCCGTATTCAGGCTGTGAGCTTTTGCTCCTTTTCTGATCGCAATTGGATTGAAATAAGCACTTTCAAGGAATATCGTTTTTGTAGTTTCTGATACTCCGGAATTTTTACCCCCGAATACTCCGGCGATACACATTGGATTATCTTTACCGTCCTTGATCATGATTTCAGAACCGTTCAATGTTCTTTCAACTCCGTCTAAAGTGGTAAACTTCGTTCCCGGTTTTACAACCCCTACTTTCACTTTTTTATCTGCAATTTTATCTGCATCAAATGCGTGAAGCGGCTGTCCGTATCCGTG is a window from the Chryseobacterium indologenes genome containing:
- a CDS encoding META domain-containing protein, producing the protein MKNLFLSICTAAVLASCGSMTSPSASKVGKAQPALANTKWTLAETVKGKVPTLNIEGEKITGNAGCNNYFGTASIDPSTGGFTAGQMGSTKMMCNNIGVEQNFMDMMGKANKYVISGNTLELYKDNLLLLKFTKSE
- the pheT gene encoding phenylalanine--tRNA ligase subunit beta: MKISNNWLKDFVKTESKTERIGEFLTDIGLEVEGIDKFESVRGSLEGIVVGKVLTCEKHPNADKLKKTTVDVGNGKILNIVCGAPNVDAGQTVPVAVVGTKIYDKTGNFFEIKEAKIRGEVSQGMICAEDELGLSEDHGGIMVLDETKYEVGKNFADYFELTNDEVFEIGLTPNRTDAMSHYGVARDLHAYLSTNQLKSQFNKVASEALNSEGTHDFKLEIEDAELCPRYIGAVIEDVKVAESPSWLKDRLKAIGLSPINNIVDITNYILHGYGQPLHAFDADKIADKKVKVGVVKPGTKFTTLDGVERTLNGSEIMIKDGKDNPMCIAGVFGGKNSGVSETTKTIFLESAYFNPIAIRKGAKAHSLNTDASFRFERGVDPNLTRTAITHAIKMIQEIAEGKLVGDLLEEYPKKIEDSYVILRFSKIEQILGTKIHREKVKEILKALEIQVLNEIPNGFEISVPAYRADVTREIDVIEEILRIYGYNKIDAPQKISFTPVKLSANDQDELENSWARALQSIGFNEVMNNSLTSVKDETDAVKLLNPLSGDLAFMRKSLLEGLLQNAVYNINRKNQDIKFFELGKIYHKKEKYEERKQLALLVSGRDVAENWLQPKSAVSFYNLKAYVKVLLERLSVDYKEAALSDERFSDALVYEVDGKALVRIGKVSPALLKDFDIDQDCFYAEIELEYAQELRSKNELKFKDIPKFNKIRRDLALLIDKNVNYQDLYQTAKKNKSPFIKSVNLFDVYEGKNLPEGKKSYAMSFELLNEEKTLEEKEITEVMDSLIKAFQKEFNAELRS